A single Pradoshia eiseniae DNA region contains:
- a CDS encoding acyl-CoA dehydrogenase family protein, whose amino-acid sequence MANHTEEVLKGGAFLIEDIDAERMFTPEDYSDEHKMIAKTTDEYVANEVLPQVEYLEEHEFDRSVKLLKQAGELGLLGADVPEEYGGLGLDKVSSALISEKMSRAGGFSITHGAHVGIGSLPIVLFGNEEQKQKYLPLLATGEKLAAYALTEPSSGSDALGAKTTAKLNEAGTHYILNGEKQWITNAGFADVFVVYAKIDGDKFSAFIVEREYPGVSTGAEEKKMGIKSSSTRTLILEDAEVPVENLLGEAGRGHVIAFNILNIGRYKLGVGAVGAAKRGLELASSYANQRQQFKTPISSFNLTREKLATMASKIYASESSVYRTVGLFEERMSRLSDEEVKDGKAVAQSIAEYAIECSLNKFFASEVLDYVVDEGVQIHGGYGFMAEYEIERMYRDSRINRIFEGTNEINRLLVPGTFLKKALKGELPLLQKAQELSEGLMMMMPEEAGEEPLDQEKLLVKNAKKIGIMIAGLAAQKFGTELEKEQEILVNIADIASLVYAMESAVLRTEKAVRATGLEKNKQKLLYTQIFCQEAFGEIEKHAKETLVATETGDTLRMMTSALRKFTRFTPVNVIALKREAAVKIVDAERFVL is encoded by the coding sequence ATGGCAAATCATACAGAAGAAGTGTTAAAAGGCGGAGCGTTCTTAATCGAAGATATCGATGCGGAGAGAATGTTCACACCAGAAGATTACTCAGATGAGCACAAAATGATTGCGAAAACAACAGATGAATATGTGGCCAATGAAGTGCTTCCGCAAGTGGAATATTTGGAGGAGCATGAATTCGATCGCTCTGTCAAACTATTAAAACAGGCTGGAGAGCTGGGACTGCTCGGCGCTGATGTGCCAGAAGAGTATGGCGGACTTGGTTTAGATAAAGTCAGCTCTGCGCTCATTTCAGAGAAAATGTCCCGTGCTGGCGGCTTCTCCATTACACATGGTGCCCATGTTGGAATCGGTTCCCTTCCAATCGTGCTATTCGGTAATGAGGAGCAAAAGCAAAAGTATCTGCCGCTTCTTGCTACTGGCGAGAAATTGGCTGCCTACGCATTGACAGAGCCAAGCTCTGGTTCTGATGCCCTTGGCGCAAAAACAACAGCCAAATTAAATGAAGCTGGTACTCATTACATCCTTAATGGGGAAAAACAATGGATCACGAATGCTGGATTTGCTGATGTATTCGTTGTCTATGCAAAAATCGATGGCGATAAATTCTCCGCCTTCATCGTAGAAAGAGAATACCCAGGTGTTTCTACAGGGGCAGAAGAAAAGAAAATGGGAATCAAAAGCTCTTCAACTCGTACACTCATTCTAGAAGATGCAGAGGTGCCTGTTGAGAACTTATTGGGTGAAGCAGGGCGCGGTCATGTCATCGCCTTTAACATTTTGAATATTGGTCGCTATAAATTAGGAGTAGGTGCAGTCGGAGCGGCAAAACGCGGACTTGAGCTTGCATCAAGCTATGCGAATCAGCGCCAGCAGTTCAAAACGCCTATCTCATCCTTTAATTTAACAAGGGAGAAGCTTGCGACAATGGCTTCCAAAATCTATGCTTCAGAAAGCTCCGTTTACAGAACGGTTGGTTTATTTGAAGAAAGAATGAGCCGCTTGAGCGATGAAGAAGTAAAAGACGGAAAAGCAGTGGCGCAATCCATTGCGGAGTATGCCATTGAATGCTCTCTCAATAAATTCTTTGCTTCGGAAGTATTAGACTATGTTGTCGATGAAGGTGTTCAAATTCATGGCGGATATGGTTTCATGGCTGAATATGAGATTGAAAGAATGTACCGTGACTCCCGTATCAACCGTATTTTCGAAGGAACAAATGAAATTAACCGTTTGCTTGTGCCAGGCACTTTCTTGAAAAAGGCGCTTAAGGGTGAGCTTCCGCTGCTTCAAAAGGCACAAGAGTTATCAGAAGGCCTTATGATGATGATGCCAGAAGAAGCTGGTGAGGAGCCGCTCGATCAAGAAAAACTACTAGTGAAAAATGCGAAGAAAATTGGTATCATGATTGCTGGTCTTGCTGCCCAAAAATTCGGCACAGAGCTTGAAAAAGAACAAGAGATTCTTGTGAATATCGCTGATATCGCATCACTCGTCTATGCAATGGAATCCGCTGTCCTTCGTACTGAAAAAGCGGTTCGCGCAACTGGCCTTGAGAAAAACAAGCAAAAACTTCTGTATACGCAAATCTTCTGCCAAGAAGCCTTTGGTGAAATTGAGAAGCATGCGAAAGAAACGCTTGTTGCCACTGAAACAGGAGATACACTCCGCATGATGACTTCTGCTCTTCGTAAATTCACGCGATTCACACCAGTAAACGTGATTGCGCTGAAGCGAGAAGCTGCTGTGAAAATCGTTGATGCAGAGCGCTTTGTCCTATAA
- a CDS encoding acetyl-CoA C-acetyltransferase, with product MREAVIVAGARTPVGRAKKGTLASVRPDDLGALVVKETLKRANNYDGPIDDMVFGCAMPEAEQGLNVARNIGALAGLPYNVPAITINRYCSSGLQSIAYGAERIMLGHSDTVLAGGVESMSMVPMMGHVVRPNATLAETAPEYYMGMGHTAEEVAKKFNISREDQDAFAVRSHEKAANAIAEGKFKDEIVPVDVTLRQVGADNKLVEKQVRFDTDEGVRPGTTIEVLGKLRPAFSITGTVTAGNASQTSDGAAAVLLMDKEKAEAEGLKPLLKFHSFAVAGVPPEIMGIGPVEAIPKALKLAGLSLSDIGLFELNEAFASQSIQVIRHLGLDEEKVNVNGGAIALGHPLGCSGTKLTLSLLHEMKRRNEQFGVVTMCIGGGMGAAGVFELLA from the coding sequence ATGAGAGAAGCAGTAATAGTAGCCGGAGCAAGAACGCCAGTCGGCAGAGCTAAAAAAGGGACTCTGGCAAGTGTTAGACCAGATGATTTAGGTGCTCTGGTTGTAAAAGAAACGTTAAAGCGCGCCAATAATTATGACGGACCAATTGATGATATGGTATTTGGCTGTGCGATGCCTGAGGCAGAACAAGGCTTGAATGTCGCCCGTAATATCGGCGCATTAGCCGGTCTGCCATACAATGTCCCAGCAATTACAATCAATCGCTATTGTTCCTCTGGACTTCAATCGATTGCCTATGGAGCAGAACGTATTATGCTCGGCCATTCAGATACCGTACTGGCTGGAGGCGTGGAATCAATGAGTATGGTTCCTATGATGGGGCATGTCGTCCGTCCTAATGCTACATTAGCTGAAACAGCTCCAGAATATTACATGGGAATGGGGCATACAGCTGAAGAGGTAGCGAAGAAATTCAATATTTCCCGTGAGGATCAGGATGCATTTGCAGTGCGAAGCCATGAGAAGGCTGCAAATGCGATTGCTGAAGGGAAGTTCAAGGATGAAATCGTACCGGTTGATGTAACCCTCCGTCAGGTTGGTGCTGATAATAAATTGGTTGAAAAGCAGGTTCGGTTTGATACAGATGAAGGTGTTCGTCCGGGAACGACTATTGAAGTGCTTGGCAAGCTTCGCCCGGCATTCTCAATTACAGGCACGGTCACAGCAGGGAATGCCTCGCAAACAAGTGACGGCGCTGCTGCTGTCCTGCTAATGGATAAGGAGAAGGCTGAGGCAGAAGGGCTAAAACCGCTTTTGAAATTCCATTCCTTCGCGGTTGCAGGTGTGCCTCCTGAGATTATGGGAATCGGTCCTGTTGAAGCTATACCAAAGGCATTAAAGCTCGCTGGATTAAGCTTGTCTGACATCGGTTTGTTCGAATTGAATGAAGCTTTCGCTTCCCAGTCCATCCAAGTTATTCGTCATTTGGGCTTAGATGAAGAGAAGGTTAACGTAAATGGTGGAGCAATCGCCTTAGGGCATCCGTTAGGCTGCTCTGGAACAAAATTGACGCTCAGTCTTCTGCATGAAATGAAACGACGCAATGAGCAGTTCGGTGTGGTTACAATGTGCATCGGCGGCGGGATGGGTGCTGCAGGTGTATTCGAATTACTTGCTTAA
- a CDS encoding 3-hydroxyacyl-CoA dehydrogenase/enoyl-CoA hydratase family protein: MLDLQIKKVAVLGSGVMGSGIAAHLANIGIPVKLLDIVPRELTGDEQKKGLTIEDKQVRNRLAQTAIQKLLKQKPAPLTSKKNLSLIEAGNFEDDLPKIGDCDWIIEVVVERLDIKQSVFAQIDKYRKPGTIVSSNTSGISIEAMAEGRSEDFRKHFLGTHFFNPPRYLKLLEIIPTKDTDSEVLQAMKLFGEDVLGKGVVEAKDTPNFIGNRVGTYGLLVTVREMIERGYSVGEVDSVTGPLIGRPKSATFRTLDVVGLDTFAHVAKNVYDNVSNEEEKKVFEVPEFMTKMLENGWLGSKSGQGFYLKKGKEILELDPSTLEYTERKKLKAPSLERAKQEKGAARKLKALIYADDRVGELLWNVISPTLVYSAELLGEIADTIVAIDQAMKWGFGWQLGPFEIWDAIGVEKSVAKMEEEGVSVPVWVKEMIENGHTSFYKEGENGTLFYTDGDYKEVAVNEKVINLKQLKKQKGVIKKNSGASLIDLGDGVALLEFHSPNNAIGFDIIQMINYAIDEVEKNYKGLVIGNQGKNFCVGANLAMILMEVQDDNIFDVDMIIRQFQQAMMKIKYSRKPVVAAPHNMTLGGGAEICLPAARIQASTETYMGLVETGVGLLPGGGGNKELYIKHLDNLPNGVDFDLTQIAIKVFETIATAKVSTSGEEARDNNFLSAADGISVNPDHQLYDAKQAVLALANTGYKAPARKKIPVSGEPGYAALLLGAQTMLYSGYISEHDLKIAQKIAYVLAGGKVPYGTEVDEQYLLDLEREAFISLVQEAKSQARMQHMLVKGKPLRN, from the coding sequence ATGTTGGACCTTCAAATTAAAAAAGTAGCCGTTTTAGGCTCCGGAGTAATGGGCTCTGGCATCGCGGCACATTTAGCAAACATCGGTATTCCGGTTAAGCTATTAGATATCGTTCCTAGAGAACTTACCGGAGACGAACAAAAGAAAGGGCTGACTATTGAAGACAAGCAAGTCCGTAATCGATTGGCCCAAACCGCGATTCAAAAATTATTAAAGCAAAAACCTGCACCACTGACATCCAAGAAAAATTTATCGTTAATTGAAGCGGGAAATTTTGAAGATGATTTGCCGAAAATCGGCGACTGTGACTGGATCATCGAGGTTGTTGTCGAAAGACTCGATATTAAGCAAAGCGTATTTGCGCAAATTGATAAATATAGAAAGCCCGGCACTATCGTCAGCTCCAATACATCAGGTATCTCTATTGAAGCAATGGCTGAAGGACGCTCAGAGGATTTCCGAAAACACTTCCTTGGAACTCACTTCTTCAATCCTCCGCGCTATCTGAAATTATTGGAGATCATCCCAACCAAGGATACAGACTCAGAGGTTCTCCAAGCGATGAAATTATTTGGGGAAGATGTTCTCGGCAAGGGTGTTGTTGAGGCGAAAGACACTCCTAACTTCATCGGTAACCGGGTTGGAACATACGGTTTACTCGTAACCGTTCGTGAAATGATTGAAAGGGGTTACAGTGTTGGCGAAGTTGATTCTGTAACAGGCCCATTGATTGGCCGTCCTAAGAGTGCTACCTTCCGGACTCTTGATGTGGTTGGATTAGACACATTTGCGCACGTAGCAAAAAATGTCTATGACAATGTCAGTAATGAGGAAGAGAAAAAAGTATTTGAAGTACCTGAATTTATGACGAAAATGCTTGAAAATGGCTGGCTCGGAAGCAAATCAGGCCAAGGCTTCTACTTAAAGAAGGGCAAGGAAATCCTTGAGCTGGACCCATCTACGCTTGAGTATACAGAGCGTAAGAAATTGAAAGCGCCATCACTTGAAAGGGCTAAGCAAGAAAAAGGGGCTGCCCGTAAGTTGAAAGCACTGATTTACGCGGATGATCGGGTTGGCGAATTGCTGTGGAATGTCATCAGTCCGACGCTCGTCTATTCGGCTGAATTACTTGGCGAGATTGCGGATACAATCGTGGCGATTGACCAGGCCATGAAATGGGGCTTCGGCTGGCAGCTAGGACCTTTTGAAATCTGGGATGCCATCGGTGTGGAGAAGTCCGTTGCGAAAATGGAGGAAGAGGGAGTCTCAGTTCCTGTTTGGGTGAAGGAAATGATTGAGAATGGCCATACATCCTTCTATAAAGAAGGAGAAAATGGCACGCTCTTTTATACGGATGGGGACTACAAGGAAGTAGCTGTAAATGAGAAAGTCATTAATTTGAAACAGCTGAAAAAGCAAAAAGGCGTCATCAAGAAAAATAGCGGCGCAAGCTTAATTGATCTTGGAGATGGAGTCGCCCTGCTTGAATTCCATTCACCAAATAACGCAATTGGCTTTGATATTATCCAAATGATCAATTACGCGATTGATGAAGTTGAGAAAAATTACAAAGGCTTGGTAATCGGAAACCAAGGCAAGAATTTCTGCGTTGGCGCGAACTTGGCTATGATTTTGATGGAAGTGCAGGATGACAATATTTTCGACGTGGATATGATTATCCGTCAATTCCAGCAGGCTATGATGAAAATCAAATACAGCCGCAAGCCGGTAGTTGCTGCACCGCACAATATGACACTTGGAGGAGGGGCAGAGATTTGTTTGCCTGCTGCGAGAATCCAAGCTTCCACAGAAACATATATGGGACTTGTAGAAACAGGAGTCGGCCTGCTTCCGGGAGGCGGCGGTAATAAGGAATTGTATATCAAACATTTAGATAATCTGCCAAATGGCGTTGATTTTGATTTGACGCAAATCGCGATTAAAGTCTTTGAAACAATTGCCACTGCTAAGGTATCTACTTCTGGGGAGGAAGCACGAGACAATAACTTCCTAAGCGCGGCAGATGGAATAAGCGTTAACCCAGATCATCAATTATATGATGCGAAACAGGCTGTCCTTGCGTTAGCTAACACAGGCTATAAGGCGCCAGCTCGTAAGAAAATCCCTGTTTCCGGTGAACCTGGATATGCAGCCTTGCTGCTGGGAGCACAAACGATGCTTTACTCGGGCTATATTTCTGAGCATGATTTAAAGATTGCTCAAAAGATTGCCTATGTTCTTGCAGGAGGAAAGGTTCCTTACGGGACTGAGGTCGATGAGCAGTATTTGCTTGATCTTGAGCGCGAAGCCTTCATCAGCCTTGTACAGGAAGCAAAATCACAAGCCCGTATGCAGCACATGCTCGTTAAAGGAAAACCATTACGTAACTAA
- a CDS encoding YuzL family protein → MARLKKDPSKAGVSAASVKGNAGPHAEKHHGKVNSQNNQFKK, encoded by the coding sequence ATGGCCAGATTAAAGAAAGATCCATCAAAGGCAGGAGTGAGCGCAGCAAGCGTGAAGGGCAATGCCGGACCGCATGCCGAAAAGCACCACGGGAAGGTAAACAGCCAAAATAATCAATTCAAAAAATAA
- the arcC gene encoding carbamate kinase: MKRQKIVIALGGNAIQSGDASAKAQQMALEKTAEQLVGLVEAGNDIIISHGNGPQVGNILLQQKAADCEKNPAMPLDTCGAMSQGMIGYWLENAMDKALAKRKIEKEVVGIVTRVVVDENDPAFINPTKPIGPFYTKEEAEKMISETGASVKEDAGRGWRKVVPSPKPISIQEHRSINTLVEDGKIVISTGGGGIPVVVKDGELVGVEAVIDKDFASEKLAELVDADILLILTAVDNIYINYNKPNQQLLDKVGTSDLKGYAEEGQFAPGSMLPKVEAAIQFAESREGRTTIITSLDQVVAALEGKAGTRVSMEYNKMYSA, from the coding sequence ATGAAAAGGCAAAAGATTGTTATTGCTCTTGGGGGAAACGCCATCCAATCAGGAGATGCGAGTGCCAAAGCTCAGCAAATGGCGCTTGAGAAAACAGCTGAGCAGCTTGTCGGTCTAGTTGAAGCCGGAAATGATATTATCATTTCACACGGAAATGGTCCGCAAGTCGGTAATATTCTTCTTCAGCAAAAGGCTGCTGACTGCGAGAAAAATCCAGCAATGCCTCTTGATACATGCGGAGCAATGTCTCAAGGAATGATTGGTTATTGGCTTGAAAATGCAATGGATAAAGCATTGGCCAAAAGAAAGATTGAGAAAGAGGTTGTTGGCATTGTGACACGCGTAGTCGTGGATGAAAATGACCCAGCCTTCATCAATCCGACAAAACCGATTGGACCTTTCTATACAAAAGAAGAAGCTGAAAAAATGATTTCTGAGACAGGCGCTTCTGTTAAAGAGGACGCAGGACGCGGATGGAGAAAAGTAGTTCCTTCACCAAAACCAATCAGCATTCAAGAACATAGAAGCATCAATACACTTGTTGAAGATGGCAAAATCGTCATTTCAACAGGCGGCGGCGGAATCCCAGTTGTCGTAAAGGATGGAGAGTTAGTAGGTGTAGAGGCTGTAATCGATAAGGATTTTGCCTCAGAGAAGCTTGCTGAACTTGTTGATGCGGATATCCTTCTTATCCTTACAGCTGTTGATAATATCTACATCAATTACAATAAGCCGAACCAGCAATTGCTTGATAAGGTTGGCACAAGTGATTTGAAAGGATATGCGGAGGAAGGGCAATTTGCACCTGGAAGCATGCTTCCTAAGGTTGAAGCGGCCATTCAATTCGCTGAATCAAGGGAAGGCAGAACTACAATCATCACCTCTCTTGATCAAGTGGTAGCAGCCCTTGAAGGAAAAGCAGGCACAAGGGTATCTATGGAATATAATAAAATGTACTCTGCCTGA
- the arcD gene encoding arginine-ornithine antiporter: MEGNKKLGLVSLIAIVVGSMIGGGAFNLASDMAGAASPGASIIGWVITGIGMIALAFSFQNLNEKRPDLEGGVFSYATAGFGKFLGFNSAWGYWISAWLGNVAYATLVFSSIGYFFPVFEGGQNIAAIIGASVLLWVVHGLVLRGVHSAALVNIVTTIAKLVPIFLFIIIGIFAFNADIFIDDFWGTGAGFQFSDVMAQTKSTMLVTLWVFIGIEGAVVLSSRAKDKKDVGKATVIGLIGTLAIYVLISFMSMGVMHRADVAGLANPSMAYIFEEIVGPWGATFINLGLIISVLGAWLGWTLLASEIPYLAGKEKLFPSWFAKVNKNGAPANSLWLTNGLIQVFLLTFLVSEQAYNFAFSLASSAILIPYAFTAFYQLKYSIQDKAADRAKNLFVGIVASVYAIWMVYAAGVGYLLLTMLLYAPGIAIYYLVQKEANVKQVFTKTDLAISAALIVFAVAAIYGLVTGAITI, translated from the coding sequence ATGGAAGGAAATAAAAAGCTTGGACTGGTTTCGCTAATCGCGATTGTTGTAGGGTCCATGATTGGCGGAGGAGCATTTAACTTAGCCTCCGATATGGCTGGTGCTGCTTCTCCGGGTGCAAGCATTATCGGTTGGGTTATCACAGGTATCGGTATGATTGCCCTAGCTTTCTCATTCCAAAACTTAAATGAAAAGAGACCAGATCTTGAAGGCGGCGTATTCAGTTATGCCACTGCCGGATTCGGTAAATTCTTAGGATTCAACAGTGCTTGGGGATATTGGATTTCTGCTTGGCTCGGAAACGTAGCTTATGCGACACTCGTATTCTCATCCATTGGTTACTTTTTCCCAGTCTTTGAGGGCGGACAAAATATCGCAGCCATCATTGGTGCCAGTGTTTTGTTATGGGTTGTTCATGGTCTCGTATTAAGAGGCGTACATTCAGCTGCACTCGTTAATATCGTGACAACTATCGCTAAGCTCGTTCCGATTTTCTTATTCATTATTATCGGGATTTTTGCGTTCAATGCTGATATCTTCATTGATGACTTCTGGGGTACAGGAGCAGGCTTCCAATTCTCTGATGTCATGGCTCAAACGAAAAGCACAATGCTTGTAACTCTTTGGGTATTCATTGGTATTGAGGGTGCGGTTGTTCTATCTTCTCGTGCTAAAGACAAAAAAGACGTTGGTAAAGCGACTGTCATTGGTTTGATCGGGACGCTTGCTATCTATGTGTTAATTTCCTTCATGTCTATGGGGGTTATGCATAGAGCAGATGTGGCTGGATTAGCTAACCCGTCAATGGCGTATATTTTTGAGGAGATTGTCGGACCTTGGGGAGCAACGTTCATTAACCTTGGCTTAATCATCTCTGTACTTGGTGCATGGCTTGGCTGGACTTTGCTAGCCTCTGAGATTCCATATCTAGCTGGTAAAGAAAAGCTATTCCCTTCTTGGTTTGCTAAAGTAAATAAAAATGGAGCACCAGCAAACTCACTATGGTTAACAAATGGATTAATCCAAGTGTTCTTATTAACATTCCTTGTTTCTGAACAAGCGTACAATTTTGCATTCTCTTTAGCGTCATCTGCTATTTTAATTCCATATGCCTTTACAGCATTCTATCAATTGAAATATTCCATTCAAGACAAAGCAGCCGATCGCGCAAAAAATCTCTTTGTCGGAATCGTGGCAAGCGTATATGCTATCTGGATGGTTTATGCCGCGGGTGTAGGTTACTTATTATTAACTATGCTGCTGTATGCACCAGGCATCGCTATTTACTATCTCGTTCAAAAAGAGGCGAATGTGAAACAAGTATTCACGAAAACAGACTTGGCGATTTCTGCCGCACTTATCGTCTTTGCGGTTGCAGCCATCTATGGATTGGTCACTGGAGCCATCACTATTTAA
- the argF gene encoding ornithine carbamoyltransferase, whose amino-acid sequence MLVTKPDFRGKSFLCEKDFSKEEFVYMIEFAAKLKDMKKQGIPHRYMAGKNIALLFEKPSTRTRCAFTVACTDLGAHPEYLGKDDIQLGKKESIEDTAKVLGRMFDGIEFRGFEHSKVEMLAEHSGVPVWNGLTDMWHPTQTLADFLTVQENFGHLEGVKFVYVGDGRNNVANSLLIGGALVGMDVRICSPESLFPESSIVEMAKEMAQKSGGRVTITSDVDEAVNGADVIYTDVWVSMGEEDKFAERIALLSPYQVNMDMISKTGNENVIFLHCLPAFHDLETSYGRSVFEKHGLSEMEVTDEVFRSKHSKVFDQAENRMHTIKAVMALTLGNIEE is encoded by the coding sequence ATGCTTGTTACTAAACCAGATTTCAGAGGAAAAAGTTTCTTGTGCGAAAAGGATTTCTCAAAAGAAGAGTTTGTGTATATGATAGAATTTGCTGCTAAATTGAAAGATATGAAAAAACAAGGCATTCCACACCGTTATATGGCTGGCAAAAACATTGCGCTTCTTTTTGAAAAACCATCAACAAGAACTCGCTGTGCCTTCACAGTGGCTTGCACAGATTTAGGTGCACACCCTGAATACTTGGGTAAAGATGATATCCAGCTTGGCAAGAAAGAGTCTATTGAAGATACTGCTAAGGTACTAGGCAGAATGTTTGATGGAATTGAGTTCCGCGGCTTTGAGCATTCTAAGGTAGAAATGCTTGCTGAACACTCTGGTGTTCCAGTATGGAACGGATTAACAGATATGTGGCATCCTACACAAACATTAGCAGACTTCTTGACTGTTCAAGAAAACTTCGGACACTTAGAAGGCGTGAAATTCGTTTATGTTGGCGATGGCCGTAATAATGTTGCAAACAGCTTGCTCATTGGCGGAGCTCTTGTCGGTATGGATGTGAGAATTTGCTCACCTGAATCCTTATTCCCAGAAAGCTCTATCGTTGAAATGGCTAAGGAAATGGCTCAGAAATCTGGCGGACGTGTAACTATTACATCTGATGTCGATGAAGCGGTAAATGGCGCAGATGTTATTTATACAGATGTTTGGGTATCCATGGGTGAAGAAGATAAATTCGCAGAGCGTATTGCCTTGCTTTCTCCATACCAAGTTAACATGGACATGATCAGCAAAACAGGCAATGAGAATGTAATCTTCTTGCACTGCTTGCCAGCATTCCATGATCTTGAAACTTCCTATGGCCGCAGTGTGTTTGAAAAACACGGATTGAGCGAAATGGAAGTGACAGATGAAGTATTCCGCAGCAAACACTCCAAAGTGTTTGACCAAGCAGAAAACCGCATGCACACAATCAAAGCGGTAATGGCTTTAACACTAGGAAATATTGAAGAATAA
- the arcA gene encoding arginine deiminase: MSKPIHVTSEIGKLKTVMLKRPGYEVENLTPEYLERLLFDDIPYLPIIQEEHDYFAKTLQDEGVEVLYLENLVAESLTNPEVKDEFVSRMLQESNMTSPRTYENLKEYLLSFSNLDMVNKIMAGIRKNELDIEKRKHLYELMEDHYPFYTDPMPNLYFTRDPAAAIGNGLSINNMREPARRRESMFMEYVIKHHPRFAGHDIPVWLDRNYNNPIEGGDELVLSEEVVAIGVSARTSAKAIEKLAINLFKKQDKVKKVVAIEIPSCRAFMHLDTVFTMVDRNSFTIHPMIQGPGGKMNIYILEKGQDEEHVTISYRTDIQEALKEVLNLTELDLILCGNGDEIAAAREQWNDGSNTLAIAPGVVVTYDRNYVSNQCLREHGIKVIEIKSSELSRGRGGPRCMSMPLVREDI; the protein is encoded by the coding sequence TTGAGTAAGCCTATTCACGTAACTTCTGAAATTGGAAAGTTGAAAACTGTAATGCTGAAACGTCCAGGATATGAAGTTGAAAACCTAACTCCGGAATATCTAGAAAGATTGCTTTTCGATGATATCCCGTATTTACCGATAATCCAAGAAGAGCATGATTATTTTGCAAAAACTTTGCAGGATGAGGGAGTAGAGGTTTTATATCTTGAAAACCTAGTAGCTGAATCATTAACCAATCCGGAAGTCAAAGATGAATTTGTCAGCCGGATGCTGCAAGAAAGTAATATGACGAGCCCTCGTACATATGAAAATCTAAAAGAATACTTATTATCATTCTCTAACCTAGACATGGTTAACAAAATCATGGCGGGTATTCGCAAGAATGAGCTTGATATTGAAAAAAGAAAACATCTGTATGAATTGATGGAAGACCACTATCCATTCTACACAGATCCAATGCCGAACCTGTACTTCACTCGTGACCCGGCAGCTGCGATTGGAAATGGTCTATCAATCAATAATATGAGAGAGCCGGCACGTCGCCGTGAATCCATGTTCATGGAGTATGTCATTAAACATCACCCTCGCTTTGCAGGACATGATATTCCTGTTTGGCTTGACCGTAATTATAATAACCCAATCGAGGGCGGCGATGAGCTTGTCTTGAGTGAAGAAGTCGTTGCAATTGGTGTATCAGCACGTACATCTGCGAAAGCCATTGAGAAATTGGCTATCAATCTATTCAAGAAACAAGACAAGGTGAAAAAAGTCGTTGCTATTGAAATTCCAAGCTGCCGTGCATTCATGCACTTAGACACGGTCTTCACAATGGTAGATCGCAATAGCTTTACGATTCACCCGATGATTCAAGGCCCTGGCGGTAAAATGAACATTTACATTCTTGAAAAAGGACAAGATGAAGAGCATGTAACAATCTCTTACCGTACAGATATTCAAGAAGCATTGAAAGAAGTATTGAATCTAACTGAATTAGATTTAATCCTTTGCGGTAATGGAGATGAAATTGCAGCTGCACGTGAACAATGGAATGATGGTTCAAACACGCTGGCAATCGCTCCTGGTGTTGTTGTTACTTATGATCGAAACTATGTATCTAACCAATGCTTGCGCGAGCATGGCATTAAGGTTATTGAAATTAAAAGCTCGGAATTATCCCGCGGTCGTGGGGGCCCACGCTGCATGAGCATGCCGCTTGTTCGTGAAGATATCTAA
- the argR gene encoding arginine repressor, giving the protein MMKIMNKKERHALIKKVITQNEIKTQEQLVEELAKNGLEITQATISRDIRELNLAKYPAKSGGTRYGFVAEYKYLDTIKLRKKLEDALISMERIEYFILLKTLPGHAQTIGAVLDELDWEEKAGTICGNDTSLIICKTKEQAKVIEQRLKALSS; this is encoded by the coding sequence ATGATGAAGATTATGAATAAGAAAGAGAGACATGCTTTAATTAAGAAGGTAATCACGCAAAATGAAATTAAAACACAGGAACAGCTTGTGGAAGAATTGGCAAAGAATGGGCTTGAAATAACACAGGCAACAATTTCACGTGATATTCGCGAGTTAAACCTGGCGAAATACCCTGCTAAATCAGGAGGGACAAGATATGGGTTCGTGGCAGAATATAAGTATTTAGATACGATCAAGCTGCGCAAAAAGCTGGAAGATGCACTGATTAGCATGGAGAGAATTGAATATTTCATTCTCTTAAAAACATTGCCTGGTCATGCCCAAACCATTGGAGCTGTCTTGGATGAGCTGGATTGGGAAGAAAAAGCAGGAACAATTTGCGGAAATGATACTTCCTTAATCATCTGTAAAACGAAGGAACAGGCAAAAGTGATTGAACAGCGGCTGAAAGCATTAAGCAGCTAA